One genomic segment of Mesoaciditoga lauensis cd-1655R = DSM 25116 includes these proteins:
- a CDS encoding DAK2 domain-containing protein, with protein sequence MKRIDGELFAIAFKKGTEVLLTHVDEINTLNVFPVPDGDTGSNMSSALLEACKHIEQLNKRDLPSVLQAIETGTLLGARGNSGVILSQIFRGFAQACKGKKSLDSHDFVQALKSAKEVAYGAVIKPVEGTMLTVIRVLAEESEGFETDNLLEFMKKVWQRAQEVVEETPKLLKKLRDAGVVDSGAKGFSYIIEGFYKALNGERDVNLEIEAAGPREIVRISQEDLKYLYCTEAIVKLSKEVDLPSLKSFYNSLGDSLVLVSSGDYLKFHVHTNTPGKAIDKALEFGELVKSKIDNMKIQHHQIIKNENVPADEKKKYGLVVVANGDGWESIFKSIGVDVVINGGQTSNPSTAQFKEAIEGINAQEIFVFPNNSNIILAAESVKDMIDGKKVTIVKTSTVQQGLSALFMFNSQASPLENLNRFKEAIESVKSLEITKAIRDSKIKDTEIKEGEYIGFVDGNLVCSKKTLDESVFCTLDSASAGSADIITLFYGKDVTESDAQVIFKEIQIRYPSVDVEMYYGGQAHYYYLISVE encoded by the coding sequence GTGAAAAGAATTGATGGAGAGCTATTTGCTATCGCTTTTAAAAAGGGAACGGAAGTTTTGCTTACCCATGTTGATGAAATAAACACGCTGAATGTTTTTCCCGTTCCAGATGGTGACACAGGTTCAAATATGTCATCTGCTTTGCTTGAAGCGTGTAAACACATTGAGCAATTGAATAAGCGTGATCTTCCTTCCGTTTTGCAGGCCATAGAGACCGGCACGCTTTTGGGTGCACGTGGTAATTCTGGTGTAATCCTTTCCCAAATATTCAGGGGATTTGCCCAGGCATGCAAGGGAAAGAAAAGCCTTGATTCTCACGATTTTGTGCAAGCACTGAAAAGTGCAAAGGAAGTTGCTTACGGAGCCGTTATAAAGCCCGTGGAAGGGACTATGCTTACCGTTATCAGGGTGCTTGCAGAAGAGAGCGAAGGTTTTGAAACGGATAACCTTCTGGAGTTTATGAAAAAGGTGTGGCAAAGAGCACAAGAGGTGGTGGAAGAGACGCCGAAGCTTCTTAAAAAGCTAAGGGATGCTGGCGTTGTTGACTCGGGAGCCAAAGGTTTTTCCTACATAATAGAAGGATTTTATAAAGCTTTGAATGGTGAGAGAGATGTAAACCTTGAAATAGAAGCGGCAGGTCCAAGAGAAATAGTGCGGATATCCCAGGAAGATTTGAAGTATTTATACTGCACAGAGGCAATTGTAAAGCTTTCAAAGGAGGTCGATCTGCCATCGTTAAAAAGCTTTTATAACTCGTTGGGTGATTCTCTCGTACTGGTCAGTTCGGGAGATTACTTGAAATTCCATGTTCATACCAATACGCCAGGCAAGGCCATAGACAAGGCTTTGGAGTTTGGAGAACTTGTGAAGTCCAAAATAGACAACATGAAGATTCAGCATCATCAGATAATAAAGAACGAGAACGTACCAGCTGACGAGAAGAAGAAATACGGGCTAGTAGTGGTCGCGAATGGAGATGGATGGGAATCCATATTCAAGAGTATAGGAGTGGATGTAGTCATTAACGGTGGTCAAACATCAAATCCCAGCACAGCCCAGTTCAAAGAAGCGATAGAAGGAATAAACGCACAAGAGATTTTCGTTTTTCCGAACAATTCAAACATAATTTTGGCAGCCGAATCGGTAAAAGATATGATAGACGGTAAAAAGGTAACCATCGTGAAAACATCCACCGTTCAGCAAGGTTTATCGGCTCTTTTTATGTTTAACTCGCAAGCGAGCCCGTTGGAGAATTTGAACAGATTTAAAGAGGCCATAGAATCGGTAAAATCCCTGGAGATAACCAAAGCTATAAGGGACAGCAAGATAAAAGATACTGAGATCAAAGAAGGTGAATACATAGGGTTCGTGGATGGAAATCTCGTGTGCTCGAAAAAAACGCTGGACGAAAGCGTGTTTTGCACACTGGATAGTGCCTCTGCTGGAAGTGCAGATATCATAACGCTTTTCTATGGAAAAGACGTAACTGAAAGTGACGCTCAAGTGATTTTTAAAGAGATCCAAATAAGATACCCAAGTGTGGATGTGGAAATGTATTACGGTGGTCAAGCACACTACTATTATCTTATTTCTGTTGAATAA
- a CDS encoding Asp23/Gls24 family envelope stress response protein — MKFSTEYGEIEVSSQALKALIREAMINSYGIVDLSNPSVLSGIVSMFSDVDKGIKLVDDGVNIKADIYVVVEYGTNIPQVAKNLQDSIIYNLTNYAGKEPLEVNVHVVDVSF; from the coding sequence TTGAAATTTTCTACCGAGTATGGAGAGATAGAAGTTTCTTCACAAGCCTTAAAAGCTTTGATAAGAGAGGCGATGATCAACAGTTACGGCATCGTTGACCTGTCAAATCCGTCCGTTTTGTCAGGCATCGTTTCCATGTTCAGCGATGTTGACAAGGGCATAAAACTTGTGGACGACGGTGTGAACATAAAAGCTGATATTTACGTTGTGGTAGAATACGGGACGAACATACCACAAGTGGCAAAGAATTTGCAAGACAGTATCATATACAATCTTACAAATTATGCAGGAAAGGAACCTCTGGAAGTTAACGTACACGTCGTCGATGTGAGTTTTTAA
- the dxs gene encoding 1-deoxy-D-xylulose-5-phosphate synthase — translation METPDIFKDEPLFRKLKEMSCNEISDLAQVIRKYITQVVSAGNGHMASNLGTVELTLALYKIFPPDENFLVWDTGHQAYTHKILTGRAKMLSEIRKSGGISGYPNIHESPYDRFGVGHAATSISAALGIEAANKFLKKGGEVIAIIGDGAMTSGTALEALNQIKGVSSRVKIVLNDNGMSISPSVGQLSKKILTRLRTSKGYRIIDNKFYDLLKENDLEYIADKIKLSIKKLILSNNFFEEMGLKYIGPIDGHDVKMLIRTFESLKEIEGPAVIHVVTKKGKGVSYAEENPTKFHGVSMIDPKTGISLEVKKEKHSYSEVFGRVLSLIADIDERVIGITAAMEEGTGLKFFHEKHPEKFYDFGITESLCTTFAAGAATLGLKPVVAIYSTFLQRAFDQIIHDVALQNLDVVFAIDRAGLVGEDGPTHHGAFDISYLNFIPNMKILAPSSMKELSSIMKSVVGRVKGPVAIRYPRESETVNMTDILSAPTLDNPFKWKEVVNGKDGTILAVGSMVKVAVEAAGILKEKGFSVSVYDCRSVKPLDIETLEKVKFSPRIWTMEEGTKIGGFGSAIILKLEGFRDKIDAIGIEDTFVGHGTRKELLENVGLSAEKIAERMFFTLKTRKWEG, via the coding sequence ATGGAAACTCCTGATATTTTTAAAGATGAACCCCTTTTTAGAAAACTAAAAGAGATGTCGTGCAATGAAATATCCGATTTAGCGCAAGTTATCCGAAAATACATAACACAGGTTGTAAGTGCCGGAAACGGCCATATGGCCTCTAATTTGGGAACAGTTGAGTTGACATTGGCACTTTACAAAATCTTTCCTCCGGATGAAAATTTTCTGGTGTGGGATACAGGGCATCAAGCTTACACACATAAGATCCTTACTGGGCGGGCTAAAATGCTTTCAGAAATAAGAAAATCTGGCGGAATTAGCGGCTATCCAAATATTCACGAATCCCCTTACGATAGATTTGGAGTTGGGCACGCTGCGACGTCCATTTCAGCGGCTTTGGGAATAGAAGCGGCGAACAAATTCTTAAAAAAGGGTGGGGAAGTAATAGCCATAATTGGAGATGGAGCGATGACATCAGGGACAGCTCTTGAGGCTTTGAATCAAATAAAGGGTGTCTCTTCAAGGGTGAAAATAGTCCTTAACGATAATGGTATGAGTATTTCTCCAAGTGTTGGCCAACTTTCAAAAAAAATTCTAACCAGGCTTAGGACATCAAAAGGGTATAGAATCATCGACAACAAATTCTACGATCTTTTGAAAGAAAACGATTTAGAATACATAGCCGACAAGATAAAACTATCCATAAAAAAACTCATCTTGTCCAACAACTTTTTTGAAGAAATGGGATTGAAATACATCGGACCCATTGATGGACATGATGTTAAAATGTTGATCAGGACTTTTGAAAGTTTAAAGGAAATAGAAGGACCTGCCGTGATTCACGTTGTTACAAAAAAAGGCAAAGGCGTTTCATATGCGGAAGAAAATCCGACTAAGTTTCATGGCGTTTCGATGATAGATCCTAAAACTGGCATATCCCTGGAAGTGAAGAAGGAAAAGCATTCTTACAGCGAGGTCTTTGGCAGAGTTCTATCTCTGATAGCCGACATCGATGAGAGGGTAATAGGAATAACGGCCGCTATGGAAGAGGGAACTGGCTTGAAATTCTTTCATGAAAAGCATCCCGAGAAATTTTACGATTTTGGCATCACAGAAAGTTTATGCACAACCTTTGCCGCTGGTGCCGCAACTCTTGGATTGAAGCCTGTCGTTGCCATATATTCCACATTCCTTCAAAGGGCCTTTGACCAAATAATTCATGATGTGGCATTACAAAATTTGGATGTCGTTTTTGCCATAGATAGAGCTGGATTGGTTGGAGAAGATGGGCCAACTCACCACGGAGCGTTTGACATCTCATATTTGAACTTTATTCCCAACATGAAAATTTTGGCTCCTTCTTCGATGAAAGAGCTTTCCTCTATAATGAAGTCTGTTGTTGGAAGGGTAAAAGGGCCTGTTGCGATAAGATATCCGAGAGAAAGCGAAACTGTTAACATGACAGACATCTTGTCAGCTCCAACTCTTGATAATCCATTCAAATGGAAAGAAGTTGTTAACGGAAAAGATGGTACAATACTTGCAGTGGGGTCTATGGTTAAAGTTGCCGTAGAAGCTGCTGGGATTTTGAAGGAAAAAGGTTTTTCGGTTTCGGTTTACGACTGTAGAAGCGTTAAACCGCTTGACATTGAAACCTTGGAAAAGGTAAAATTTTCTCCGCGAATTTGGACGATGGAAGAAGGTACGAAAATCGGAGGTTTTGGATCGGCGATAATTTTAAAATTAGAAGGATTTAGAGATAAAATAGATGCGATAGGAATAGAAGACACTTTTGTAGGACATGGCACAAGAAAAGAATTGTTGGAAAATGTTGGCCTTTCAGCTGAAAAAATCGCGGAAAGGATGTTTTTCACTCTGAAGACAAGAAAGTGGGAGGGATGA
- the xseB gene encoding exodeoxyribonuclease VII small subunit, giving the protein MEETPKKIEELSFEEAYKELENTLERMENEEISLEESLRLFKRGVELYKRCKNLINSASLTVKEVLGDLEKEIESDGNS; this is encoded by the coding sequence GTGGAAGAAACTCCTAAAAAAATTGAAGAGCTCTCCTTCGAAGAGGCCTATAAGGAGTTGGAAAACACTCTTGAGCGTATGGAAAATGAAGAGATATCTTTGGAAGAATCGTTAAGACTCTTCAAAAGGGGTGTAGAACTCTACAAAAGGTGCAAAAATCTGATTAATTCAGCTTCTTTAACTGTAAAAGAGGTGCTTGGGGATTTGGAAAAGGAGATCGAAAGTGATGGAAACTCCTGA
- the xseA gene encoding exodeoxyribonuclease VII large subunit yields MIEYNEMGVVELTQRIMQDLKSDSVLNNIAVRGEVSNFKYSGPHAYFSLKEADCLVNCVMFNAVYKLHKRKIDDGMVIKAYGSIRVYTKRGAYQLYTESIEEGKDLGELYRQFEALKKKLMMEGIFDKQKKEIPVFPKKIAVVASRTSAAFQDVLNTVRKRYPMVEILLFHTGVQGKSAVPQIIDALEAADNSDADVVLLVRGGGSIEDLWNFNEEGVVRKVYSMNKPVISGVGHEVDTTLVDYVADLRAPTPTGAAERATPEIRDVSARIDGIFRSIASSFLNKLSGYVSDVEHLRERLRSRSPSRALQLREQSVKGMYEKIKRNALNFIERREQALIRDEEALKHARAVRDVEIFDERIENTFNNLKNIMFSITEKRMYVLDKLQSELKAYDPNIPLKKGYSLVYKDERLVSSIRNVKKDDLLKIVFADGRVSANVKEVQKSGRNS; encoded by the coding sequence ATGATAGAATACAACGAAATGGGTGTAGTTGAACTCACCCAAAGGATAATGCAAGATTTAAAATCTGACTCTGTTTTAAATAACATTGCCGTCCGTGGGGAAGTTTCGAATTTCAAATATTCGGGTCCCCACGCCTATTTTTCTCTTAAGGAAGCAGATTGTCTGGTAAACTGCGTGATGTTTAATGCCGTTTACAAGCTCCACAAAAGAAAGATAGATGATGGAATGGTGATAAAAGCGTACGGGTCTATACGTGTTTACACAAAGCGTGGAGCGTACCAACTTTACACGGAATCAATAGAAGAGGGAAAAGACCTGGGGGAGCTTTACCGGCAATTTGAAGCTTTGAAGAAGAAGCTGATGATGGAAGGTATCTTTGATAAACAAAAAAAAGAAATTCCAGTTTTTCCAAAGAAGATAGCCGTCGTTGCCTCCAGAACTTCCGCGGCTTTTCAGGATGTCCTCAACACCGTCAGAAAAAGATATCCAATGGTTGAAATTCTGCTTTTTCACACGGGAGTTCAAGGTAAATCGGCTGTCCCGCAAATAATAGACGCGTTGGAAGCTGCCGACAACTCAGACGCCGATGTTGTTTTGTTGGTCCGCGGTGGCGGAAGTATTGAAGACTTGTGGAACTTTAACGAAGAAGGCGTTGTGAGAAAAGTTTACAGCATGAACAAACCGGTGATAAGTGGAGTCGGGCACGAAGTGGACACGACGTTGGTTGATTATGTGGCTGATTTAAGAGCACCAACACCAACAGGGGCGGCGGAAAGAGCCACTCCGGAGATTAGGGACGTGAGCGCACGAATCGATGGTATTTTTAGAAGCATTGCGTCTTCTTTTTTGAATAAGTTATCGGGGTACGTTTCGGACGTTGAACACTTAAGGGAGAGGTTGAGATCCAGATCGCCTTCGAGAGCCCTTCAATTAAGAGAACAGAGCGTGAAAGGAATGTATGAAAAGATTAAAAGAAATGCTTTGAATTTTATAGAAAGAAGGGAACAAGCACTTATACGAGATGAAGAGGCTTTGAAGCACGCTCGGGCGGTAAGAGATGTGGAGATATTTGACGAAAGGATAGAAAACACCTTCAACAATTTAAAAAATATCATGTTCTCGATTACGGAAAAAAGAATGTACGTTTTAGATAAATTGCAAAGTGAATTGAAAGCTTACGATCCGAATATTCCTTTGAAGAAGGGATATTCACTTGTTTACAAGGATGAAAGATTGGTAAGCTCAATAAGAAATGTAAAAAAGGATGATCTGTTGAAGATCGTGTTTGCAGATGGAAGAGTTTCTGCAAATGTTAAGGAGGTACAGAAAAGTGGAAGAAACTCCTAA
- a CDS encoding bifunctional 5,10-methylenetetrahydrofolate dehydrogenase/5,10-methenyltetrahydrofolate cyclohydrolase has product MVLSGAELSKKIKESTKEEISALKAEGITPALRCVVSSADRSTDVYLNSIKKNCEKLGIDFAKVVTDGEHIIEDVKKLNDDKKISGIMIMHPVPQGVNEIAVLESLNPLKDVEGRTPQNLGKVLLGVESFTPCTAQAVMELLDYYKVDLKGANVTIVGRSTTVGKPLSLMMLSKDATVTVCHSKTRDLKEKTKNADVLIAAVGKAKMFDAEWVKEGAVVIDVGINVVNGKVVGDVDFESVSQKASVSKVPGGVGSVTSAILMRNVVKAAQLNNQ; this is encoded by the coding sequence ATGGTTTTATCTGGGGCAGAACTTTCTAAAAAGATAAAAGAAAGCACAAAAGAGGAAATAAGCGCTCTCAAAGCCGAGGGAATAACCCCGGCTTTGAGGTGTGTTGTTTCTTCAGCTGACAGATCAACTGATGTTTACTTGAATTCGATAAAGAAAAATTGCGAAAAGCTGGGAATAGATTTTGCAAAGGTTGTTACGGATGGAGAGCACATAATAGAAGACGTCAAAAAATTGAACGATGATAAGAAGATAAGTGGAATAATGATCATGCACCCAGTTCCACAAGGTGTGAATGAGATAGCGGTGTTGGAGAGTTTAAATCCTTTAAAAGATGTGGAGGGAAGAACTCCTCAGAATTTAGGTAAGGTGCTTTTAGGCGTTGAGTCTTTTACCCCTTGCACCGCTCAGGCTGTCATGGAATTGTTGGATTATTATAAAGTGGATTTAAAGGGTGCCAACGTTACCATTGTCGGAAGAAGTACAACCGTTGGAAAACCTTTATCGTTGATGATGCTTTCCAAAGACGCAACGGTAACGGTGTGCCACTCTAAAACGCGTGATTTGAAGGAAAAAACGAAAAATGCCGACGTTTTGATCGCGGCCGTTGGAAAGGCAAAGATGTTTGATGCTGAATGGGTAAAAGAAGGTGCTGTGGTAATAGACGTTGGAATAAACGTTGTAAATGGAAAAGTGGTTGGAGATGTGGACTTTGAGTCTGTTTCTCAAAAAGCATCCGTTTCCAAGGTACCTGGTGGCGTAGGAAGCGTGACAAGTGCCATATTGATGAGAAACGTGGTAAAAGCGGCTCAACTTAACAATCAATGA
- a CDS encoding formate--tetrahydrofolate ligase, with translation MKSDIEIAQSVELKPINDIAKMIGINEEDLLPYGKYVAKVPHQLLKKLEDKPNGKLIIVTAITPTPAGEGKTTTSVGLAQGMNRIGKKALVTLREPSLGPVFGIKGGAAGGGYAQVLPMEDINLHFTGDMHAISAAHNLLSAMIDAHIHHGNELDIDARRITWPRAIDMNDRALRQIVISLGGKGNGYPREDRFVITAASEIMAILCLANDLSDLKRRLSNIIIGQTRKGKYVTAGQLKAEGAMAALLRDAINPNLVQTIEHTPAFVHGGPFANIAHGTNTIVATKLALKLADYVITETGFAADLGGEKFFDVVSKYADLKPDTVVLVATVRALKMHGGMDKKELKQENLEALKKGLENLKVHIENVKKFGLPLVVALNKFETDTDAELKIVEDFVKGMGVRIALNEAWAKGGAGAEELAREVAKSADEDGNNFHQLYDWEAPVKEKIEILAKEIYRAGNVVYTSKALSDIRKIEKEGKGNLPIIMAKTQASLSDDPKVVGAPSGYTFTVREVFLSNGAGFIVPIAGEIMTMPGLPKVPAAQMIDIDEDGKITGLF, from the coding sequence ATGAAAAGTGATATTGAAATAGCTCAAAGTGTTGAATTAAAACCAATAAACGATATAGCGAAGATGATTGGTATAAATGAAGAGGACCTACTACCATATGGAAAGTACGTTGCCAAAGTTCCTCATCAGCTTTTGAAAAAGTTGGAAGACAAACCAAATGGAAAGCTCATAATTGTTACCGCAATAACACCTACACCAGCTGGTGAAGGAAAAACCACCACCAGTGTTGGACTTGCCCAGGGAATGAATAGAATAGGAAAGAAAGCCCTCGTAACTTTAAGAGAGCCGTCGTTAGGTCCTGTTTTCGGAATAAAAGGAGGTGCCGCGGGAGGAGGATACGCTCAGGTGCTTCCCATGGAAGATATAAACCTTCATTTTACGGGCGACATGCATGCTATAAGTGCTGCACACAATCTTCTTTCAGCCATGATAGATGCTCACATTCACCATGGAAACGAATTGGATATAGACGCCAGGAGAATCACCTGGCCAAGAGCCATAGATATGAACGATCGTGCGTTAAGACAAATAGTGATTTCATTGGGCGGAAAGGGAAATGGATATCCCCGAGAGGATAGATTTGTGATAACCGCTGCTTCTGAAATTATGGCGATTCTTTGTCTTGCAAACGATCTTTCAGATCTTAAGAGAAGACTATCAAATATAATAATAGGTCAAACCAGAAAGGGAAAATACGTTACCGCCGGTCAGCTGAAAGCGGAAGGCGCGATGGCCGCTCTGCTTAGAGACGCCATAAATCCAAACCTTGTTCAAACCATAGAACACACGCCTGCTTTTGTGCATGGTGGACCTTTTGCAAACATAGCGCATGGAACGAATACCATCGTGGCGACAAAGCTTGCCCTTAAACTGGCAGATTACGTCATAACCGAAACTGGTTTTGCCGCCGATCTGGGTGGAGAAAAGTTCTTTGATGTCGTTTCGAAATACGCAGATCTAAAACCGGATACCGTTGTACTTGTCGCAACAGTTAGAGCTTTGAAAATGCACGGTGGAATGGATAAGAAAGAATTGAAGCAAGAAAATTTGGAAGCTCTGAAGAAAGGCTTGGAAAATCTCAAAGTGCACATAGAAAACGTGAAAAAATTTGGATTGCCACTTGTCGTTGCACTCAACAAATTTGAAACGGATACCGATGCTGAATTGAAGATCGTAGAAGATTTTGTCAAAGGTATGGGAGTAAGAATTGCGCTGAACGAAGCCTGGGCAAAAGGTGGAGCCGGCGCAGAGGAACTCGCGAGAGAAGTTGCCAAATCGGCAGATGAAGATGGAAACAATTTCCATCAACTGTACGATTGGGAAGCGCCGGTTAAGGAGAAGATAGAGATACTTGCGAAGGAAATATATAGAGCTGGAAATGTTGTTTACACCTCCAAAGCGTTATCGGATATTAGAAAGATAGAGAAAGAAGGAAAAGGAAATCTTCCGATAATTATGGCAAAGACTCAAGCTTCTTTGAGCGATGATCCTAAAGTCGTAGGCGCGCCAAGTGGGTATACCTTTACAGTCAGAGAAGTTTTCCTTTCAAATGGTGCTGGCTTCATAGTTCCAATAGCTGGAGAAATAATGACTATGCCTGGATTGCCGAAAGTTCCCGCAGCCCAAATGATAGATATAGATGAAGATGGAAAGATAACAGGACTTTTCTGA